A genomic segment from Glycine soja cultivar W05 chromosome 18, ASM419377v2, whole genome shotgun sequence encodes:
- the LOC114394817 gene encoding uncharacterized protein LOC114394817: MLQQFELDNKIDEMKLVLKSLQNLQFTVKWFEVVEQIEYAFMELKVLAFGENCIRLSLQTYMPTFVGISYLPRVEATVDTAELNHELLIEVFEGTMRSKNVQVFPNDIYVNDIVDTAKFVSKSSLQWFIQKVQDRIILSTLRHLVVKDANKSRYSLEYLDKDKTIVVHMAGGIDAYIKLSLGWPIFVSPLKLICIKGSDDLKRTSLSFRCKVEKLANSLDTHIRQNISSFVDAVEEVLMEQLQLDLRVGDNSG, from the exons ATGTTGCAGCAATTCGAACTTGATAATAAGATTGATGAAATGAAGTTGGTTCTAAAGTCTCTACAGAATCTTCAGTTTACAGTCAAATG GTTTGAAGTTGTAGAGCAGATTGAGTATGCATTCATGGAGCTAAAAGTGCTTGCATTCGGTGAGAATTGCATTAGGTTGTCGTTGCAGACTTATATGCCAACATTTGTGGGCATTTCCTACCTACCGAGAGTTGAAGCTACCGTTGATACAGCTGAACTGAATCATGAGTTATTAATTGAAGTTTTTGAGGGAACTATGAGGTCAAAGAATGTTCAG GTTTTTCCAAATGATATATATGTGAACGACATTGTTGATACTGCAAAGTTTGTCAG CAAGTCTTCATTGCAGTGGTTTATACAGAAAGTGCAAGATAGAATTATACTAAGCACACTTAGGCATCTTGTAGTAAAGGATGCTAATAAATCAAG ATATTCGCTTGAATACTTGGACAAAGATAAGACTATTGTGGTTCATATGGCTGGAGGAATCGATGCGTACATAAAATTGTCACTTGGTTGGCCTATATTTGTTTCTCCATTGAAACTGATATGTATAAAGGGATCAGATGATTTGAAGAGAACTTCTCTAAGTTTTCGTTGCAAAGTTGAG AAGTTGGCCAATTCTTTAGATACCCATATTCGGCAGAATATATCAAGTTTCGTCGATGCAGTTGAAGAAGTACTTATGGAACAATTGCAGCTTGATCTTCGGGTCGGTGATAATTCAGGTTAA
- the LOC114394542 gene encoding uncharacterized protein LOC114394542: MCSVIINMRMLPVCSATPRYSTSSQIPLFGGLHPIRKDLESRCVAEEGVHLASQYGTHSLRNSFAVQATKTVLGSFSSTSEPGYLTSTWDYLPVTTDGHHSLSDGEVRHMEYYHLSTVPDEFADFAEQVTEGSNTLVTPAQPETLSTADIMPENFAPSPSSINVDNESLVSTKASVGDLVAGINESFSASINKGENALRSSLDTATSFVDSIVKTATKSVDNAFSKAFSSVDQTGELTNKKLTSFSSELTGVTNKAPAVAIDVLRRTIIVVESSLTSGASYVVYLYGSAKELLPAGIRDTVNVYEDKATEILRPVGSATQRLYMAVYSLEKSLGLDPNDPIIPFVVLLGSSATLWAFYWLWTYGGYSGDLSPKSAFELLAEDANAALIDVRSEEMREKYGIPDLRRAARFRYASITPLEVDGSIRKLLKSGRELDDSLIAAIIRNLKMVKDSSRVIVLDADGTRSKGIARSLRKIGLKNPYLVQGGFQSWMQQGLRIKELKPETALSILNEEAEAILEDVSPSPGQLLGYGTVLIAGLYALLEWEKTLQLIGAFGLGLTIYLRVSSYEKSEDLKQDVRLLLSPVRLGAQAFSWAAGKLESNGLGLPTSPSSSDVQNRVLQAAAKHESQPSDSEGNQDPVPEPTVPLNQNV, translated from the exons atgtgttcaGTGATCATCAATATGAGAATGTTGCCTGTTTGCTCAGCCACCCCACGTTATTCCACATCTTCCCAG ATTCCCTTGTTTGGGGGATTGCACCCCATTCGAAAGGATCTTGAGAGCAGATGTGTGGCTGAAGAAGGTGTGCATTTGGCTTCACAATATGGAACTCATTCACTGAGAAATTCATTTGCAGTGCAAGCTACAAAGACAGTATTGGGTAGTTTTTCTTCTACAAGTGAACCGGGATACCTTACAAGCACGTGGGATTATTTACCAGTGACAACAGATGGGCATCATTCTCTGAGTGATGGGGAAGTCAGACACATGGAATATTATCATCTATCTACTGTGCCTGATGAATTTGCAGATTTTGCAGAACAGGTAACTGAAGGATCTAACACATTAGTGACACCAGCACAACCAGAAACACTATCGACTGCTGATATAATGCCAGAGAACTTTGCACCAAGTCCTAGTTCAATTAATGTggacaatgaatcattagtcaGTACAAAAGCAAGTGTTGGAGACCTTGTTGCCGGAATCAATGAATCATTCAGTGCCTCAATCAATAAGGGAGAAAATGCTTTACGAAGCTCACTGGATACAGCTACTTCTTTTGTAGATTCTATTGTTAAAACTGCTACTAAATCTGTAGATAATGCTTTTAGTAAGGCATTTTCTTCTGTTGATCAAACAGGGGAATTAACAAATAAGAAGTTAACCAGCTTTTCAAGTGAGCTGACTGGAGTCACAAATAAAGCACCTGCTGTGGCTATTGATGTGTTGCGCCGCACAATTATAGTTGTAGAGAGTTCTCTAACAAGTGGGGCTTCATATGTTGTCTACCTATATGGCTCAGCAAAGGAGCTCCTTCCAGCAGGAATTAGGGATACAGTCAATGTATATGAAGATAAAGCAACAGAAATCTTGAGGCCAGTTGGGTCTGCAACTCAAAGG TTATACATGGCTGTCTATTCATTGGAGAAGAGTCTTGGCTTGGATCCAAATGACCCAATCATTCCATTTGTTGTTCTTTTAGGCTCTTCAGCCACATTATG GGCCTTTTATTGGTTGTGGACATATGGAGGTTACTCAGGAGATTTGTCCCCTAAATCAGCTTTTGAGCTTTTGGCCGAGGATGCAAATGCTGCACTTATTGATGTCCGTTCTGAG GAAATGCGAGAAAAATATGGCATTCCTGATCTCCGACGGGCTGCTAGGTTTCGTTATGCAAGTATAACTCCTCTTGAG GTTGATGGCTCCATACGCAAGTTGTTGAAGAGTGGTAGAGAACTTGATGATTCCTTGATTGCTGCTATTATTCGAAATTTGAAGATGGTTAAG GACAGTTCCAGGGTTATAGTGTTGGATGCTGATGGTACTCGTTCTAAAGGCATTGCAAGATCCTTGAGGAAAATTGGGCTCAAG AATCCATACTTGGTTCAAGGTGGCTTTCAGTCTTGGATGCAACAAGGTCTCCGCATCAAGGAACTCAAACCTGAGACAGCACTTTCCATACTCAATGAG GAAGCTGAAGCAATTCTGGAGGATGTTAGTCCTTCTCCTGGGCAACTTTTAGGTTATGGTACA GTACTTATTGCAGGGCTTTATGCATTACTAG AATGGGAGAAGACATTACAGTTGATTGGTGCTTTTGGCCTCGGTTTG ACCATCTATTTGCGGGTTTCTTCATATGAAAAGTCAGAAGATCTAAAACAAGATGTGAG GTTGTTGCTTTCTCCTGTTAGACTTGGAGCTCAAGCATTTTCATGGGCTGCTGGAAAATTAGAATCAAATGGCTTAGGATTACCTacatcaccatcatcatcagATGTTCAGAACCGGGTGTTGCAGGCTGCTGCCAAACATGAATCCCAACCATCCGATAGTGAAGGTAACCAAGATCCAGTACCTGAACCGACAGTTCCTCTCAATCAGAATGTATGA
- the LOC114395016 gene encoding cation/H(+) antiporter 3-like, producing the protein MNSNPNETMFLSITPVDEATHRYTVCLAAPPHIVSDGLWGSAAANRKPMKSFLPLFELQVLLIFAITQICRLLLNPLGLPIFISQMLAGLILQACFALDPFASYMRLLFPYGTHDTITTISSIGFVLFIFINGVQMDFGLITRMGKRAWTIAISGLLVPIFCAISILSLFPFGHSGNYDDLVVALVSHTVISFAVISSFLNELQIQNSELGKLALSSALISDVLCTIVTSTGTAVMVTEDSNVKEVTRNILSLICMGILIPLVCRPAMLWIIKHTPEGRAVKDGYVYVIIVLLFILGWLSVKINQEFVLGAFILGLSVPEGPPLGSALVKKLNFFGTTFLLPIFVSISVLKADFSATHSSTSVMTMTFVVIFTHLVKIIACLVPSLYCNMPWRDALSLALILNTKGVVEIGLFCFLYDTKVIDGLGFGVMILSIMVVACIVQWSVKFLYDPSRKFAGYQKRNMMNLKPWSELRMLVCIHKPSHISSMIDVLDLCCPTTESPIIVEVLHLIELVGRALPIFIPHRLRRQASGLQHKSYSDDVILTFDIYEHDNPHAVSAYPCTAIAPPNLMHEDVCNLAFDKVASIIILPFHQRWSSDGEVQFDDKNIRTLNNRVLEISPCSVGILVTRASHQIRGSTTRLALIYLGGHDDEEALCIARRAIRNPEVNLVVYHLVFKEDDEWGQEVDDELEDVKHAHEHNIRYQQIIAKEGAQTAAFLSDIVKEHDFFLVGRRHGIESPQTDGLTDWSEFPELGVIGDFLASPDLESRASILVVQQQLSSKAHSGWLF; encoded by the coding sequence ATGAATTCGAACCCAAATGAAACCATGTTCCTTTCAATTACACCAGTGGATGAGGCGACGCACAGGTACACTGTATGCCTTGCTGCGCCACCCCATATTGTGTCAGATGGGTTATGGGGTAGTGCTGCAGCAAATAGGAAACCAATGAAATCTTTTCTCCCATTGTTTGAGTTACAGGTCCTTTTAATATTTGCCATCACCCAAATCTGTCGTCTCCTCCTCAATCCCTTGGGCCTCCCTATATTTATTTCACAGATGTTGGCTGGCCTCATTCTTCAAGCTTGTTTTGCGTTGGATCCATTTGCCTCATACATGAGGCTCTTGTTTCCGTATGGAACTCACGACACCATTACCACAATATCATCTATTGGTTTTGTTCTCTTCATTTTTATAAACGGTGTACAAATGGATTTTGGTTTGATAACAAGGATGGGTAAGAGGGCATGGACCATTGCCATATCCGGATTGCTAGTACCCATATTTTGTGCCATTTCCATACTAAGCTTATTTCCATTTGGCCACTCTGGAAACTACGATGATTTGGTTGTTGCATTGGTCTCCCACACCGTAATTTCATTTGCGgtcatttcttcctttcttaaTGAACTTCAAATCCAAAACTCCGAACTTGGGAAATTGGCATTATCTTCAGCATTGATCAGTGACGTATTGTGCACAATCGTTACCTCCACCGGCACTGCTGTTATGGTTACTGAGGATTCTAATGTCAAAGAGGTTACAAGAAACATCTTGTCTTTGATATGCATGGGTATCTTAATCCCATTAGTGTGTCGCCCAGCAATGTTATGGATCATCAAACATACCCCGGAAGGGAGAGCTGTGAAGGATGGTTACGTTTATGTTATCATCGTACTGCTCTTCATTTTAGGTTGGCTTTCcgttaaaataaatcaagaatTCGTGCTTGGAGCTTTCATTTTGGGATTGTCTGTTCCAGAAGGACCTCCACTAGGATCTGCATTGGTTAAGAAGCTTAATTTCTTTGGTACCACCTTCCTTTTGCCAATCTTCGTCTCTATCAGTGTGTTGAAAGCAGATTTTTCCGCCACTCATTCATCCACATCAGTTATGACTATGACTTTCGTCGTCATCTTCACTCATTTGGTTAAAATCATAGCATGCCTTGTACCTTCCCTCTATTGCAACATGCCGTGGCGTGATGCTCTCTCTCTTGCCCTCATTTTGAACACCAAAGGCGTTGTGGAAATTGGCCTCTTCTGCTTCTTATACGACACCAAGGTAATTGATGGGCTAGGATTCGGAGTAATGATTTTGAGCATAATGGTGGTAGCATGCATTGTGCAATGGTCTGTCAAGTTTTTGTATGACCCTTCAAGAAAATTCGCTGGATACCAGAAAAGGAACATGATGAATTTAAAACCGTGGTCTGAGCTGAGGATGCTGGTGTGCATTCATAAACCAAGTCACATATCGTCAATGATAGATGTGCTTGACCTGTGTTGTCCAACAACAGAAAGTCCAATCATTGTGGAAGTATTGCATCTAATAGAGCTAGTTGGACGCGCCCTACCCATTTTTATTCCCCATCGCCTTCGAAGGCAAGCATCAGGATTGCAACACAAGTCATACTCTGATGATGTCATTCTTACTTTTGACATTTATGAGCATGACAACCCACATGCTGTATCTGCATACCCTTGCACAGCAATAGCTCCACCCAACCTCATGCATGAAGATGTTTGCAACCTTGCCTTTGACAAAGTTGCTTCCATCATAATTCTTCCATTTCATCAAAGATGGTCTAGTGATGGGGAAGTTCAATTTGATGACAAGAACATAAGGACACTAAATAATAGGGTCCTAGAAATATCTCCATGCTCGGTTGGAATACTTGTGACTCGTGCCTCTCACCAAATTAGAGGTTCAACCACTCGATTAGCACTAATTTATTTGGGCGGACATGATGATGAAGAGGCATTGTGCATAGCTAGGAGAGCAATTAGGAACCCAGAGGTGAACCTTGTTGTTTACCACCTTGTTTTTAAAGAAGATGATGAGTGGGGACAAGAAGTGGATGATGAGCTAGAAGATGTGAAGCATGCACATGAACATAATATAAGGTATCAACAAATCATAGCAAAAGAAGGGGCCCAGACAGCTGCTTTTCTTAGTGACATAGTGAAAGAGCATGACTTCTTTCTAGTTGGGAGGCGCCATGGGATTGAGTCCCCTCAAACTGATGGACTTACAGACTGGAGCGAATTCCCAGAATTAGGTGTCATTGGTGATTTTCTTGCTTCACCAGATTTGGAGAGTCGTGCATCAATTTTGGTCGTGCAACAACAACTCTCATCAAAGGCACATTCTGGCTGGTTATTTTAG